The genomic segment AGTTACTTGAGAGTTCCATATGTTTGCCACCGTGCATCTTTTACATATTTATATTTGGGTAGTTTTATATTTTTCTTCTCATCCGTGAGTTGATGCACACCTCTTGCTGTTTGATTggttattttgtattttattattatgtttACTTGCCTAAAGCCAAGGGCAGATCCCAGCAGTCTCCCGTTTCTCCTCCAAAATATCAGGTCATCCACTACTAGATTCTTGGTTGGCCTCTGACTGAAAAGCATTGTGCCGTTTCATTTCGGACTTCTGAGTGTTTTATCGAGATGgatattttctttctttcttttttttttatcatcggTAGATGGATATTTTCTTGCTATGGTCTGCCATGATATCTGATGCATTTTAAAGTTGCAATGGGTTCAGAGTCATTATCTTTTAATAACTccctttttatttaaataattcagCGAGCTGCAAATACAGGCTGGGGTGCTGAGGAGGATAGACATTCAAAACGGGGCCACAATAAGTTTGAGGGTGCGGGAAAGGGTGATAGATCCGCCCCTCGGGGAGAAGGGCACAGAAGTAACAAAGATTTGCCGAACTCTCGACCAAAAAGCCATGATACAGACCGAGAAATGTCTTACAAAGGCACTGGAGCAAATGCGAAGGATTTCGGAAGAAGATATGTGGATGAACGGAGAGAGAATGAAACAAGACAGAAGAATGAACACCGTAACCTAAATATTGATAAAAGGCCGATGTCCAGGGACGAACACAATGATAGGAATGATAAGAGATCGAAGAAATATGAGTCCGAATCCCATCGCAGAGAAGAGCACAATGGCATGGAACGAGACAAAGGGTCAATTGGTGATAGAGATGTCACTCGCTATCGTCATAGGAGGGATGAGGAGGAACCTAGACCTCGTTGATGAAGAGAACTCGTTCTGGAATTATGGGTTCAGTTTCTAGCGTCCTGGATTTCATGTTCTAGGACTGTTTTTTCTCTTAAATACTGTACTTCAATCGGAACATAGATATCTTGAAGTTTGTCTCGAATCTTATGTCAGTTCGTGGTATTCCTACTCCTATTTTACATTTTTGTGTAAATAGTAACAGAAATCTCCATTTAAGAGCTATATTTCTTCGTTCGAATTCATTGATAGCTTGCATGAAGATCCTCTGCTGGACCAGGCAGTATGAGACAACAACATATATAATTGCTAATTGATGCCTTCGAAGGTTTTTATCTTTATTACGGGTTGATTCACAATGTTTTATGCACTGAGATCAAAACCTCCCAAAACCCACACGATCATGTCGCTTGACGAATTTTAAGACTTGATTCGACGTCGAAAGATGATGATAATCAAACACATCATAAATCTCACCCAAATTTCCCCTCCTATCATAACCACTGGAGGGGATTCTAATGAACATGCCTCGAGCTGACCACAGTACTTCTAAAAATGGTATCACTGCATGACAAAGTGACATCTATACCTGATAGTTACTGCATCTTCCGACAGAATTATTATTTCGCCGTTAAAATCTATTACAAAAACCTCTACTCGTTTAAGAATTTGTGGGAGTTCCCCACATTGTATGCCACCttttttttcagaaaaaaatGTGGTACAAGGTGGGACGATAATGACCGTATAGGCAAGCCGACCAGTCGGCTGGAGCGGCTCATTATTCATGCAGCAGCAATAGCTGATTCTGCTAGCTACTTGAGCCATCAAATTCTTGTTTTAGCTAAGTTGGTTCGAGATAAGTTTTCGTTAACTTGACATTTTTCGGATATATGCTAATATTGATTTGAAGTCCAGCCGAAGGTCATAACATGACAGAGTTATATTTACTAAAGAAATTTCCAatggtttttaattttaaaCTTTTGTTTGGTTTTTGTTTTTAGCATATGTTTTAAGGTTATTTTACAacaaaatttctgaaaaagCCTGTAAACTATAAAATGTAAACATTTTACTTAAAATGCTGAATTAAAAAATTGGTTGCACTTTTCTCCATTTTAGGTTTAAAAATAAAGTTTCATgcaatgaaatgaacatgttagattatttaagaaaatgaccattttgtaaTGAGTACGTCttttatgagacgatctcacgaatctttatttgtgagacaggtcaaccctaccgatattctcACAGGTcgaccctaccgatattcataacaaaaagtaatactcttagcataaaaagtaatattttttcatggatgaccaaataaaaaattcgtctcacaaaatacgacccgtgagaccgtatcacacaagtttttcaTATCTTTTGAAATCATGCAGTTTTATTTTAACTACAGGCCTAATTGCATCAAATACGACATGTAAAAACAATAAACAacctatttaaattaataacgTTTTAGACTTCGTGGGTTTTAAAATCACGCATAAAACTTCTATTAGAGGGGTAAATTGTGTGtgagtttttaaaaaatatggatGAAATGTGTTCGATTTTTAATAAATGAAATATGTATTAAcctagacaaaaacttgtgtgagacgatctcacgggtcatattttgtgagacggatctttatttggataatccatgaaaaagtattactttttatgctaagtgtattactttttattgtgaatatgggcggggttgacccgtctcacagattgagatccgtgagacggtctcacataagacctacTCATTAACCTATTACTCCCTGTGTTGTAACTATATATAAGGCACCTGCATTTTTTGTTTGTGAAGGCAAATATACATGCAAATACTATatttatcaatatttttttacacatttaCTAATATAACCctatttaattattagatcaaGTAATTAACTAACTAACCATTTATACGAGAACTCACTAAACAAGGAGAAAATTGAAAAGTTGTATATTGCAATCGATGATGTGCTTTCCTGATTCAGACCGTGGGTATTATAACAATTTAGGTTGATATGGCCTCATTTTGATATAAGCTCATCTAATTTCATCATAATGATTAACAGGACGTCGCCACATCGAATAAGCAATCCAGGATCTTGTTCAAGGGAAGTTTCatcaaattcaactctttgagaTTTAGAAGAGGTTCGAGCTCTTCAATAAGAATGGATGCATGAGTCTCAGTCCTCTTGGGTGATGAAAGATTATCAATTATTAACTTAAAGAATAATAGAATATTGTttctcatttttctctcttggattgacattaaaataacataatataaacaaaaatattaaattaaaattagaaCCAAAATTGTGTGCAAAAATAGAGAAAAaacaaattaatatataatgaaACTTCACATTATATTGgcttaattaaaaatttaaaactaaacatatgataaaaatttggtgttgaatataataaaattaattaagagTTCGAAGCAAtagaaatatataaaataattaccAATAATTTTTTCCTTCGATATGAACATACACTGATGTTTGAGGTGCATAAAATGAATCATActaaaatatcaataattatcGAAAAATCATactatattttttaaacaacTATGATTGAGTTTCAAATAAATTCATTATCATTAATTTAAACTAATCATATGCCCACAATTTATATTAGTCAAAGACATTATATCTCTTTCACTCATTTCATcaagagtaagtctcttgtgagacagtattacgaatctttatctgtgagacggatcaaccctaccgatattcacaataaaaaataatactcttaacataaaaattaataatttttcatagatgatctaaataagagatctgtctcacaaaatacgatccgtgagatagtctcacataagtttttgttttTCATCAAATACTTTCAATGCGCATTAACATGGTCTATAAAAATCGAATCATGGAAATGGAATCACGAAAAGCAATCGAAAAATAGCAGAGAAACATAAAACAAATCAGTGTTAAAAATACTGAAAGCAGTGGCGGGGCACAAAAAGCCGCGAGAAATATACCTCTTATCTATATCTATGGTGGATGGACCTTGGAACTTCTTTAGGGATCTCATGATTTTCAAGGAGATCCAAGGTATGCAAAATCCTAGATCAATCGAATTTACAGAGATCTCAATATGGGTGCAATGTCATAATCTACCAATTGCACTCATGCAACGTAAGATACTAGAGAAAATTGGTACTCAAATTGGTCATATTGAGGAAATGGATGGTGATGATAATGGGACATTCCTGGGCAGTTATGCTAGAATCAGAGTGAGAATTGATATTTCACAGCCCCTCAAACGGTTTGTTCGCATTGGTATGGACGCTCCAGAAGAGGATCTGATCATTATTCTCTCCTATGAAAGGCTACCCGATTTTTGCTATTCATGTGGTCGAATCGGCCACTCCTTCAGACAGTGTGTCAGCGTCTCAGTGCAAGGGGAGAAAATGGATTATGGGCCTTGGTTACGTTCATCCTTATCTAACGGGACAAAGAAGAATAAACCTAATATTCCCCAAAACACGAAGGCCGACTATCGTGATTCTACTGTGAGTGATGAGTATGATAAATCTGGCCTAATAAGGAAATCATCTATCAACATTGAGGAAGAAAGGCTGGATAATGAGGCCTTGATTCAAGAGAAACGAGACATATTGCAAAATACTTCTGAACTTCTTACTTGTGATATGCCTCTAAACCATCAGAATCTGGCTATGGAGGTTGTAAACTCACCGGCTTTCATCTTAGACAATTGCTCTATGCCATTGGTGGAAGGGAAGGAGAATGCAGTTGGAAATCCGCCAACTGTACATGGAACTAAAAAATTGCATAAAAGCACTCAAATGACTTGGAAGAGGAGGGCAAGGGGTAGTCCGAATAAAACAAGATCTGAGACACTGGATAAAGAACAAGTTGTGGGGCAGAAAAGGAAATGTGATGACACCGAAATGAGTTTTTACTCTATTGAAACCAGTGCAACAAATAAAATGATGAAGTCTGATACAAATCAAACGGCGGTGGTTGCTCAGCAACCCCGCCGACCACAATGAGTTGCGTGGTTTGGAATACCCGAGGGCTTGGGAACCAACGGGCATTCCGAGAACTAAAGCGGCTAGTAGCCGAAAAGAAACCCACCATTCTCTTTCTAAGTGAAACAAGGAGGAGAATGGTAAACACTACACAATGGAGATCTTTGCTTGATTTTGTTGGATGTTTTACAGTGGATTGTGAGGGTCGTAGAGGTGGGTTGTGTTTACTATGGAAGGAGTCAGTTAATATTTCAATTACTTCATGGTCTTCTGGTCATATAGACTGCACAGTGTTGGATGGGAATAAAAATTGGAGGTTTACGGGTTTCTATGGTCACCCCGACCCCCATTGCCGGTCCCAATCTTGGGCGTTATTGCGCCGGCTTGCTGGAATTCAGGAGCTGAAACACCTACCTTGGTTAATAGGAGGGGACTTTAATGAGATTTGCTTTGAAAATGAAAAATGGGGTGGCAATATTCGGCCCTCTTCTCAGATGCAGGGGTTCAGGGATGCTCTCTCTGATTGTTCCCTACAAGATTTGCATTGTACTGGTGATTTGTTTACATGGGCGAATCGTAGAGCAGGAAACCAACTGATTTTGGAACGCCTAGATCGATTTGTTGGGACAATTGAGTGGAAGCTACTATACCCAATTGCCTCGGTTCATGCTCTGGAATACTTTCACTCAGATCACAGACCCCTCCATATCCAGTTGGGCGACCCAAAGCTTCAGGAGCAACATCTTTGTTACAAATCGGGCTTCATCCCTCGATTTGAAATAGGCTGGCTTAGGGAACCAGAGTGTGCAGCGATGGTGCATGAAGGGTGGAGATCCCTAAATGAAGCAATGAGTTTAACAGAGAGGATAGCTAGCTGTTTACGTACACTTCATCAGTGGGCAAGAAATAAGTTACGAGCTCTGCCAAAACAAATTAAAGAGACAAGGTCCAAACTTGAAGAACTCAAACAGCCTCATAAATGGGCCTACTCTACTTTGCAAATTAATGAGCTTGAATCTAAATTGGAGAAACTTTGCACACAAGAGGAAGAATACTGGAGGCAGCGCAGTCGTGTTACCTGGCTTCAATCTGGGGATAGAAATTCAAAGTTCTTCCATATGCAAGCATCTTCCAGAAAGCACAGAAACACGATGAGGGGTCTCATGACGGCGCATGGGGATCTCTGTACGGAGCCCCGAGGTATGTCTGAAATCATTATTGACTACTTTGCTCAACTATTTGAATCTAATGATCCCTCGCCTGAAGATTTGGCCCCAATTGTGAACTGTGTGGAACCTAAAGTTACTAATCATATGAATATGATGTTGTGTGCTCCTTTTACGGTGGGTGAGGTGAAGAAAGCATTATTTGACCTGTCTCCGGATAAGTCACCGGGACCAGATGGAATGCCTGCCGGTTTTTATCAGAAGTTTTGGCCTATAGTTGAACAGGAAGTTACTGTTGCAGTATTAAGGGTACTAAATGACGGAGCTCAGCTCACTGATTGGAACAAAACAGTGATTACACTCATCCCTAAAGTCGCAAACCCATTAATGGTGAAGGAGTTTAGACCTATTAGCCTCTGCAATGTGTGCTATAAAATTGTTGCCAGGGCATTGACAAATCGAATGCGGCCTCTAATGGGTAGTGTCATTGATTCATCCCAAAGTGCTTTTGTTCCGGAAAGATTGATTTCTGACAATATAATAGTGGGGTTTGAGGCCATCCACTGGATGCGGAGTAGGAAAGTGGGGAAATATGGGTATGCTGCATTGAAATTGGATATGAGCAAAGCTTATGATAGGGTGGAATGGAAATTTCTTGAGGCAGTAATGCAAAAGTTGGGCTTTGACATGTGCTGGATTGAGAAAATTATGCGCTGCATCACATCTGTCTCTTATTCCTTTCGAGTTAATCAAGACACTTTTGGCCAGTTGCTACCTAAGAGAGGAATCAGGCAGGGCGACCCTCTTTCTCCATACTTATTTGTGCTATGTGCGCATGGTTTCTCGTCAATTTTATCTGCTTTCCAAGAGAGAAATTGTTTCAGAAGTATTAGAATAGCCACAACGAGTCCAATGATATCGCATTTGTTCTTTGCGGATGATAGTCTGGTTTTCTTTCGAGCAACTGAAGAGGATGGAATACAGGTCAAACTTTGCATTGATCTCTATGCAAAGGCCTCGGGACAACTGATCAACTTTGAAAAATCAGCCCTTTCTTTCAGCCCGAACACATGCCCGGATATGGTGAACTGCATTAAGTCGCTTTTTACAATACCAGTGGTTCAAGGACATGTTCTTTATCTTGGTCTGCCAACCTTCTCTCTTCGTTGTAAAAGAGTACAATTTGCTAATATCCTGGAAAGGGTCGTGGGGAAGATTAATGGATGGGGTAATAAATTCTTCTCAGTGGGGGGAAAAGAGGTGCTTATAAAATCAGTTCTTCAGGCAATTCCAACTTATGCAATGTCTTGCTTCCGGATTCCTCAGTCTATCAGTGATAGTATTGAAAAAGAATGTGCGAAATTTTGGTGGGGCTCGGATTcggttaaaaaaaaaactacactGGAAACAATGGGATTACTTGTGTAAGCCGAAGTGCCAAGGAGGGATGGGGTTTAGGAAACTTGATGTATTCAATAAATCGTTACTTGCGAAACAACTTTGGAGAATTATCTGTAACCCCCATTCCCTAGTCGCCCGGGTCCTTAAAGCTCGCTATTTTAAGCATGTTGATATCATGAGCGCGTCTTTGGGAAGCAACCCTTCTTATATATGGCGCTCACTTTTGTGGAGCCGTAATTTGCTGGATGAGGGATTATGCTGGAGGGTTGGCAATGGCAACTCAATAAGAGTTTTTCAAGATAAGTGGGTGCCAAAATTCCGTAGTCAAGTTGTTAACCACGGGCCTCATGAGTTGGACCAGCTCACTGTTAGTAACTTGATAAAGGAAGGAAAATGGGATGAAACAAAGGTGCGAGAAACGGTCCTTCCTTACGTGGCAGAGGAGGTGCTTTGTCTTCCCCTACCGCACTTACTCCAACCAGATTCAAGGTTCTGGAAGTATGATACTAAAGGCAAGTATTCGGTTCGAGAGGGATATAGAGTGGGTATCGGACTTCAAAACCCCCCTGAAAACCATGTAGAAAACTCATTGCTTAAATGGTGGAGATTCATTTGGTCTTTAACTATTCCACAGAAAATCCGAATTTTTTGGTGGAGGGTGGCGCATGATATTATCCCAACCGAGATGAATCTATTAGCACACCATGTACCAGTGGCAGGCGTTTGTCCACTATGCGGGTTTGGCAGGGACACAACCGATCATGCATTATTTTTCTGTCAAGAAGTCCGAGGGTTTTGGAAGGGCCAGGTGTTTAAAAAACTTCTCCAACAGGTCCGAGGGCGATCTACACTTGACATTTGTTGCTGGATGATGGAGCAACTTAGTAAAACTGACTTTGAAAGGTTTGCCTGCCGAACCTGGGGTGTGTGGCATGCTCGACTAAGTATTACACACAACACAGAAGGTGTAAGTAAAGCTGTTTCGAAACAATGGGATGATAGGTACATTGAAGAATACTGGGCTGTACAACGTGATGTTCATCCGGGCAATATTGGCCCTACACAAAGCTCACCAATGGTCTGGTATCCACCCCCGGTAGGTCAGCTCCGGCTTGATGTGGATGCTGCCGTCAGGGATCAACAAAATGCCTATGGGGTCGCAGGAGTGATCCGGAACTCTGATGGGAATCTAATTCTTGCTTTTGGATGTCGAATTGAGCAACCTTTATCTGTGGTACATGCGGAACTTATAGCTTTGCAGAAGGGACTAGAacagttgagagaaaaagaatTTCTAATGTCCAAGTATTTTCTGACTCACAGATGGCCGTGCAAGCAGTCATGGATCCATCGCTAGATTTTGGTTATGTTGGCTCTTGTGCTCAGGAAATCAAACATATGGTAGTGGAACCAAGAGTTGTCGGTCTTAAGCCCATGCGTCGCTCTGCTAATCTTATTGCTCACACTTTAGCACAATTTGTTTTTTCTTCTCCTTTACCTTTTTGTTGGGTAAATGGAGAATTTCCTTCTTGGTTGGTTAATATTGTATCCATGAATTATCTTTCTTAATAAAAGTGATACGGGTTTACC from the Primulina eburnea isolate SZY01 chromosome 3, ASM2296580v1, whole genome shotgun sequence genome contains:
- the LOC140827743 gene encoding zinc finger CCCH domain-containing protein 42 is translated as MNPLTLVKRIQNINQKEATLGISEGASWHAKYKDSAYVYVGGLPFDLTEGDLLAVFAQYGEIVDVNLVRDKGTGKSKGFAFVAYEDQRSTNLAVDNLNGAQILGRTVRVDHVTKYKKLEEEDEETRQQKREERGVCRAFQKGECKYGDSCKFSHDEHRAANTGWGAEEDRHSKRGHNKFEGAGKGDRSAPRGEGHRSNKDLPNSRPKSHDTDREMSYKGTGANAKDFGRRYVDERRENETRQKNEHRNLNIDKRPMSRDEHNDRNDKRSKKYESESHRREEHNGMERDKGSIGDRDVTRYRHRRDEEEPRPR